Proteins encoded in a region of the Bacillus sp. T3 genome:
- the gerQ gene encoding spore coat protein GerQ, with protein MSYSNPYLDYRVYPQGYSPYGGAGGQMTGYPTSTPSFGAQGAFPPATSGGVPPVPPTGFQQQQVPQAPGPGGQLPIEESYIENILRLNKGKLATVYATFENNTQWNAKIFKGIIEAAGRDHLILSDPQTGQRILLPMVYLDYVTFDEEIEYEYPFGAGPLVSNPPR; from the coding sequence TTGAGTTATTCAAATCCTTACTTGGATTACAGAGTATATCCTCAAGGCTACTCACCATATGGCGGGGCAGGAGGTCAAATGACCGGGTACCCAACAAGCACACCAAGCTTTGGTGCCCAAGGCGCATTCCCACCGGCAACCAGTGGTGGTGTGCCACCTGTGCCACCAACCGGGTTTCAACAGCAACAGGTTCCCCAGGCGCCTGGTCCAGGTGGCCAGCTGCCAATAGAGGAATCGTATATTGAAAATATTTTACGATTGAATAAAGGAAAGCTTGCTACTGTGTATGCGACCTTTGAAAACAACACACAATGGAATGCCAAGATTTTCAAAGGAATTATTGAAGCTGCAGGGCGGGATCACCTCATCCTTTCTGACCCGCAAACCGGCCAGCGTATACTACTGCCAATGGTCTATCTCGACTATGTAACATTTGATGAGGAAATCGAATATGAATATCCATTCGGGGCAGGACCGTTAGTCAGCAACCCTCCTCGGTAA